The following proteins are encoded in a genomic region of Bubalus kerabau isolate K-KA32 ecotype Philippines breed swamp buffalo chromosome 15, PCC_UOA_SB_1v2, whole genome shotgun sequence:
- the LOC129628249 gene encoding RNA polymerase II subunit A C-terminal domain phosphatase SSU72 like protein 5-like — protein sequence MSSSTLRVAVVCMSNMSRSMEAHSILKKKGFNVRSFGVGSRVTLPGLAPNLPVVYDFSTTYEQMRKDLLCKNRMHYRSNGVLQILGRNERIKPGPERFQECRDPFDAVFTCTERVYKVVVKNLCAREQKTWQPVYAINVEIEDTMEAATLGALIICKLCQGLQQEDDMQSSLPKLFQGVKKKTGKSFLHTICFY from the coding sequence ATGTCATCCTCCACACTCAGGGTGGCTGTGGTCTGTATGAGCAACATGAGCAGGAGCATGGAAGCCCACAGCATCCTCAAGAAGAAAGGATTCAACGTCAGGTCTTTTGGAGTGGGATCCCGTGTGACACTGCCAGGACTGGCACCCAACCTCCCTGTGGTATATGATTTCTCCACCACATATGAGCAGATGCGCAAGGACCTTCTCTGCAAAAACAGAATGCACTACAGGAGCAATGGGGTGTTACAGATTTTGGGGAGAAATGAGAGAATCAAACCTGGCCCTGAAAGATTTCAAGAGTGCAGAGATCCCTTCGATGCCGTCTTCACCTGTACTGAGAGAGTGTATAAAGTGGTGGTGAAAAATCTGTGTGCTAGAGAACAGAAGACCTGGCAGCCTGTGTATGCGATCAACGTGGAAATAGAGGACACCATGGAGGCAGCCACACTTGGAGCTCTGATCATCTGTAAGCTCTGCCAGGGTCTCCAGCAGGAGGACGATATGCAAAGCAGTCTGCCTAAGCTGTTCCAGGGAGTGAAGAAGAAAACAGGCAAGAGCTTTCTGCACACTATCTGCTTCTACTGA